One window of the Oncorhynchus gorbuscha isolate QuinsamMale2020 ecotype Even-year linkage group LG17, OgorEven_v1.0, whole genome shotgun sequence genome contains the following:
- the LOC124002182 gene encoding G-protein coupled receptor family C group 6 member A-like — MFLRSQVMIYAIQEINRSQMLPNVRVGYEIYDTCGDVTNAIRATLSMMEDIQGQGVKPNVTTPHVKVVIGERYSEKSIAVARLLALPLVAQISYSSTSELLSRKCKFPSFLRTVSSDEHQTIAIAELVKHLTWESVGVIGSDDEFGKYGAERLIDHFNDRKLCVDFKEILSANFILNETRTQTELAVLMSKIRNSSAEAIVIFTAELNVRIILKEVLRMGISRIWIACDTWATNKELSEMPDIQKVGRVFGFIPKRNKVPGFHEYVRDSMFQSKAQNSFIHEFMCHYPPCPDSLVDESVLNCALPDTKSQSESGGRTCLDRRCLLKYIDEDESYYIYLAVKVIAQGLRSLLNCDNVRCKRNGSFAVWELLEELKRVNFIVDNTTHISFNQNGDPTTGYDIVEWNMSVSENRIITVGEYRPDEPIRIREHLIREFENVTVTFANCCKTCNPGYQLISKINSCCKECSLCSRGYISTGGGKKCVACHPQREYTSSDMDRCVMKTIEYLGWTDAFTTVLVSFDVLGIVVSLLVAILFAVDRRTPIVKSTGGYLSFLELLSLLACFCCISMFLGEPTKTTCLAGLPLFGMAFTVCVSCILANLLQIFVGFTFNLRVTVGDTLKRLNRPIAVVTCCSAVQVAVCVLWLTYAPPFIVESSRFDEATILLECNKGSKMLFGAMLTYIALLAVVCFLFAFKGKQLPDLYKNASFVSISMMIFLVVWIVFIPVYINMSGKYQQAIEAAAILVSNYSVLCCHFAPKCYIMLFRKELNNENAITNYIRKHYEKKGMAVVSK; from the exons ATGTTCCTCCGATCGCAAGTGATGATTTATGCCATCCAAGAGATAAACAGGTCTCAGATGTTGCCCAATGTGAGGGTCGGATACGAAATATACGACACCTGTGGGGATGTAACAAATGCCATCAGAGCAACACTGAGCATGATGGAGGACATCCAGGGGCAGGGGGTGAAGCCTAATGTAACCACACCACATGTTAAAGTGGTAATTGGGGAGAGGTATTCTGAGAAGTCAATAGCTGTTGCCCGTCTACTAGCTCTACCTTTAGTGGCTCAG ATCAGTTATTCATCAACAAGTGAGTTGCTCAGTAGGAAGTGCAAGTTCCCCTCGTTTCTGCGAACGGTCTCCAGTGATGAGCATCAGACCATTGCGATCGCCGAGTTGGTGAAGCATCTCACCTGGGAGAGCGTGGGAGTGATAGGCAGTGACGATGAGTTCGGCAAGTATGGCGCCGAGAGGCTGATCGATCACTTCAATGACAGGAAACTGTGTGTGGACTTCAAGGAGATCCTATCAGCAAACTTTATACTCAACGAGACCAGAACGCAAACAGAATTGGCCGTGCTCATGTCAAAGATTCGCAATTCGTCTGCCGAGGCCATTGTCATTTTCACAGCTGAATTGAATGTTAGGATCATCCTCAAAGAGGTCCTTAGAATGGGGATCAGCAGAATTTGGATTGCATGTGACACTTGGGCCACCAACAAGGAGCTTTCTGAAATGCCCGATATTCAAAAGGTTGGGAGGGTATTTGGATTCATTCCAAAGAGAAACAAAGTGCCGGGTTTTCATGAGTACGTCCGTGACTCTATGTTCCAAAGTAAAGCACAGAACAGCTTTATCCATGAATTTATGTGTCATTATCCTCCATGTCCCGATTCCTTGGTAGATGAAAGTGTGCTGAACTGTGCATTACCCGACACCAAATCCCAGTCAGAGAGTGGTGGAAGGACATGCCTGGACAGAAGGTGCTTATTGAAGTACATTGACGAGGATGAGTCTTATTACATCTATCTAGCGGTCAAAGTCATTGCTCAGGGGCTGAGAAGCCTGCTGAACTGCGACAATGTAAGGTGTAAACGAAATGGCAGTTTTGCTGTTTGGGAG CTTCTTGAGGAACTCAAGCGGGTTAACTTCATAGTGGACAATACCACACACATATCTTTCAATCAAAATGGTGACCCTACTACAGGATATGACATCGTAGAGTGGAACATGTCGGTTTCAGAAAATCGGATAATAACCGTTGGAGAATATAGGCCTGATGAACCCATCCGCATTAGAGAGCATCTCATCAGAGAGTTCGAAAATGTTACA GTGACTTTTGCCAACTGCTGTAAGACATGTAATCCGGGATATCAGTTAATTTCAAAGATAAACTCATGCTGCAAGGAGTGTTCTCTTTGCAGTCGTGGATACATTTCTACCGGAGGTG GTAAGAAGTGCGTGGCCTGTCATCCACAAAGGGAGTACACATCCTCAGACATGGACAGATGTGTGATGAAAACCATTGAGTACCTGGGGTGGACTGACGCTTTCACCACTGTTCTGGTCTCATTTGATGTCTTGGGGATTGTTGTCAGCCTTCTGGTGGCCATTTTGTTTGCTGTGGATCGAAGAACACCCATAGTGAAATCCACTGGAGGCTACCTCAGCTTCCTGGAGCTGCTGTCCCTGCTGGCCTGCTTCTGCTGTATCAGTATGTTCCTGGGGGAGCCAACAAAGACCACCTGCCTGGCGGGTCTCCCACTCTTTGGCATGGCCTTCACTGTCTGCGTCTCCTGCATCCTGGCCAACCTGCTCCAGATCTTTGTCGGCTTCACTTTCAATCTGAGAGTTACAGTCGGCGACACACTGAAGCGCCTCAACCGACCCATCGCCGTGGTAACGTGCTGCTCGGCGGTCCAGGTGGCCGTGTGCGTGCTGTGGCTGACCTACGCCCCACCGTTCATTGTCGAAAGCAGCAGGTTCGACGAGGCCACCATCCTTCTGGAGTGCAACAAAGGTTCCAAGATGCTCTTTGGCGCCATGTTGACTTACATTGCCCTGCTGGCAGTGGTCTGCTTCCTGTTTGCGTTCAAAGGGAAGCAGTTGCCAGATTTGTATAAGAACGCCAGTTTTGTCTCCATCAGCATGATGATTTTCCTGGTGGTTTGGATCGTCTTCATCCCGGTCTACATCAACATGTCGGGGAAGTACCAGCAGGCCATCGAGGCGGCGGCCATCTTGGTGTCCAATTACAGCGTCCTCTGTTGTCACTTTGCTCCCAAGTGCTACATCATGCTCTTCAGGAAAGAGCTCAACAACGAGAATGCCATCACAAATTACATCCGGAAACACTATGAAAAGAAGGGCATGGCTGTTGTCAGCaaatag
- the LOC124001885 gene encoding matrilin-3-like isoform X3 → MTSLIGGLVCCISFLALEVQATYRLHGGYHPRQHQADSPIVPRQTFQQGFQQQQPFQSVQQETHCKSRPLDLVFIIDSSRSVRPQEFEKVKIFLADMVDTLEIGADATRVSVVNYASTVKIEFLLKTHFDKPGLKAALARIESLAAGTMTGLAIKTAMEETFTEGSGARLTNKNIAKVAIIVTDGRPQDTVEEVAAAARAAGIEIYAVGVDRADMKSLRLMASLPLDEHVFYVETYGVIEKLTSKFRETLCGVDACALGHDCDHICVNNNNNNSYACKCREGYTLNADKKTCSPGSLQNQNQNQNQNQNQNQNGSGSNEDANEMSGNELSEDACMCEAQIAFQLKMQSTIKQLTNKLDDLSRKVTQFGGRR, encoded by the exons ATGACATCGTTAATCGGAGGACTCGTCTGTTGTATATCCTTCCTTGCCCTGGAAGTCCAAGCAACATACCGACTTCATGGGGGATACCATCCTCGGCAGCATCAGGCAGACAGCCCTATCGTGCCACGGCAAACGTTTCAGCAGGGCTTCCAACAGCAACAACCATTTCAGAGTGTTCAGCAAG AAACCCACTGCAAAAGCCGCCCCCTAGATCTGGTGTTCATCATCGACAGCTCCCGTAGCGTACGCCCCCAAGAATTTGAGAAGGTCAAAATATTCTTGGCTGACATGGTCGACACCCTTGAGATTGGCGCAGACGCCACACGGGTGTCCGTTGTGAACTACGCTAGCACAGTGAAGATTGAGTTCCTGCTCAAGACGCACTTCGACAAGCCGGGCCTGAAAGCAGCGTTGGCGCGCATCGAATCCTTAGCGGCTGGCACCATGACTGGGCTAGCCATCAAGACGGCCATGGAGGAGACCTTCACCGAGGGATCGGGCGCCCGGCTAACCAACAAGAACATCGCCAAGGTGGCCATCATCGTGACGGACGGGCGGCCCCAGGACACGGTGGAGGAGGTTGCCGCGGCGGCGAGGGCGGCAGGCATCGAGATCTACGCAGTCGGGGTTGACAGGGCGGACATGAAGTCCCTGCGTCTCATGGCCAGTCTGCCATTGGACGAACACGTGTTCTACGTGGAGACCTACGGCGTCATCGAGAAGCTCACGTCCAAGTTCAGGGAAACACTGTGTG GTGTGGACGCCTGTGCCCTGGGACACGACTGCGACCACAtatgtgtcaacaacaacaacaacaactcgtACGCCTGCAAGTGTCGGGAAGGCTATACACTGAATGCAGACAAGAAAACATGCTCAC CAGGTTCTTTGCAAAACCAAAACCaaaaccagaaccagaaccaaaaCCAAAACCAAAATGGATCAGGTTCCAACG AGGACGCGAATGAGATGAGTGGGAATGAGCTGAGTGAAGACGCCTGTATGTGTGAGGCTCAGATTGCGTTCCAGTTGAAGATGCAGTCCACCATAAAGCAGCTGACCAACAAAC TTGATGACCTATCGAGGAAAGTGACCCAGTTTGGAGGCAGGCGTTGA
- the LOC124001885 gene encoding matrilin-3-like isoform X1, translating to MTSLIGGLVCCISFLALEVQATYRLHGGYHPRQHQADSPIVPRQTFQQGFQQQQPFQSVQQGQQQPFQSFQQPAQLSQNQRTIDLGETHCKSRPLDLVFIIDSSRSVRPQEFEKVKIFLADMVDTLEIGADATRVSVVNYASTVKIEFLLKTHFDKPGLKAALARIESLAAGTMTGLAIKTAMEETFTEGSGARLTNKNIAKVAIIVTDGRPQDTVEEVAAAARAAGIEIYAVGVDRADMKSLRLMASLPLDEHVFYVETYGVIEKLTSKFRETLCGVDACALGHDCDHICVNNNNNNSYACKCREGYTLNADKKTCSPGSLQNQNQNQNQNQNQNQNGSGSNEDANEMSGNELSEDACMCEAQIAFQLKMQSTIKQLTNKLDDLSRKVTQFGGRR from the exons ATGACATCGTTAATCGGAGGACTCGTCTGTTGTATATCCTTCCTTGCCCTGGAAGTCCAAGCAACATACCGACTTCATGGGGGATACCATCCTCGGCAGCATCAGGCAGACAGCCCTATCGTGCCACGGCAAACGTTTCAGCAGGGCTTCCAACAGCAACAACCATTTCAGAGTGTTCAGCAAGGTCAGCAACAACCATTTCAGAGTTTTCAGCAACCAGCTCAGTTGTCTCAGAATCAAAGAACTATTGACTTGGGAG AAACCCACTGCAAAAGCCGCCCCCTAGATCTGGTGTTCATCATCGACAGCTCCCGTAGCGTACGCCCCCAAGAATTTGAGAAGGTCAAAATATTCTTGGCTGACATGGTCGACACCCTTGAGATTGGCGCAGACGCCACACGGGTGTCCGTTGTGAACTACGCTAGCACAGTGAAGATTGAGTTCCTGCTCAAGACGCACTTCGACAAGCCGGGCCTGAAAGCAGCGTTGGCGCGCATCGAATCCTTAGCGGCTGGCACCATGACTGGGCTAGCCATCAAGACGGCCATGGAGGAGACCTTCACCGAGGGATCGGGCGCCCGGCTAACCAACAAGAACATCGCCAAGGTGGCCATCATCGTGACGGACGGGCGGCCCCAGGACACGGTGGAGGAGGTTGCCGCGGCGGCGAGGGCGGCAGGCATCGAGATCTACGCAGTCGGGGTTGACAGGGCGGACATGAAGTCCCTGCGTCTCATGGCCAGTCTGCCATTGGACGAACACGTGTTCTACGTGGAGACCTACGGCGTCATCGAGAAGCTCACGTCCAAGTTCAGGGAAACACTGTGTG GTGTGGACGCCTGTGCCCTGGGACACGACTGCGACCACAtatgtgtcaacaacaacaacaacaactcgtACGCCTGCAAGTGTCGGGAAGGCTATACACTGAATGCAGACAAGAAAACATGCTCAC CAGGTTCTTTGCAAAACCAAAACCaaaaccagaaccagaaccaaaaCCAAAACCAAAATGGATCAGGTTCCAACG AGGACGCGAATGAGATGAGTGGGAATGAGCTGAGTGAAGACGCCTGTATGTGTGAGGCTCAGATTGCGTTCCAGTTGAAGATGCAGTCCACCATAAAGCAGCTGACCAACAAAC TTGATGACCTATCGAGGAAAGTGACCCAGTTTGGAGGCAGGCGTTGA
- the LOC124001885 gene encoding matrilin-3-like isoform X2 produces MTSLIGGLVCCISFLALEVQATYRLHGGYHPRQHQADSPIVPRQTFQQGFQQQQPFQSVQQGQQQPFQSFQQPAQLSQNQRTIDLGETHCKSRPLDLVFIIDSSRSVRPQEFEKVKIFLADMVDTLEIGADATRVSVVNYASTVKIEFLLKTHFDKPGLKAALARIESLAAGTMTGLAIKTAMEETFTEGSGARLTNKNIAKVAIIVTDGRPQDTVEEVAAAARAAGIEIYAVGVDRADMKSLRLMASLPLDEHVFYVETYGVIEKLTSKFRETLCGVDACALGHDCDHICVNNNNNNSYACKCREGYTLNADKKTCSRSLQNQNQNQNQNQNQNQNGSGSNEDANEMSGNELSEDACMCEAQIAFQLKMQSTIKQLTNKLDDLSRKVTQFGGRR; encoded by the exons ATGACATCGTTAATCGGAGGACTCGTCTGTTGTATATCCTTCCTTGCCCTGGAAGTCCAAGCAACATACCGACTTCATGGGGGATACCATCCTCGGCAGCATCAGGCAGACAGCCCTATCGTGCCACGGCAAACGTTTCAGCAGGGCTTCCAACAGCAACAACCATTTCAGAGTGTTCAGCAAGGTCAGCAACAACCATTTCAGAGTTTTCAGCAACCAGCTCAGTTGTCTCAGAATCAAAGAACTATTGACTTGGGAG AAACCCACTGCAAAAGCCGCCCCCTAGATCTGGTGTTCATCATCGACAGCTCCCGTAGCGTACGCCCCCAAGAATTTGAGAAGGTCAAAATATTCTTGGCTGACATGGTCGACACCCTTGAGATTGGCGCAGACGCCACACGGGTGTCCGTTGTGAACTACGCTAGCACAGTGAAGATTGAGTTCCTGCTCAAGACGCACTTCGACAAGCCGGGCCTGAAAGCAGCGTTGGCGCGCATCGAATCCTTAGCGGCTGGCACCATGACTGGGCTAGCCATCAAGACGGCCATGGAGGAGACCTTCACCGAGGGATCGGGCGCCCGGCTAACCAACAAGAACATCGCCAAGGTGGCCATCATCGTGACGGACGGGCGGCCCCAGGACACGGTGGAGGAGGTTGCCGCGGCGGCGAGGGCGGCAGGCATCGAGATCTACGCAGTCGGGGTTGACAGGGCGGACATGAAGTCCCTGCGTCTCATGGCCAGTCTGCCATTGGACGAACACGTGTTCTACGTGGAGACCTACGGCGTCATCGAGAAGCTCACGTCCAAGTTCAGGGAAACACTGTGTG GTGTGGACGCCTGTGCCCTGGGACACGACTGCGACCACAtatgtgtcaacaacaacaacaacaactcgtACGCCTGCAAGTGTCGGGAAGGCTATACACTGAATGCAGACAAGAAAACATGCTCAC GTTCTTTGCAAAACCAAAACCaaaaccagaaccagaaccaaaaCCAAAACCAAAATGGATCAGGTTCCAACG AGGACGCGAATGAGATGAGTGGGAATGAGCTGAGTGAAGACGCCTGTATGTGTGAGGCTCAGATTGCGTTCCAGTTGAAGATGCAGTCCACCATAAAGCAGCTGACCAACAAAC TTGATGACCTATCGAGGAAAGTGACCCAGTTTGGAGGCAGGCGTTGA
- the LOC124001885 gene encoding matrilin-3-like isoform X4, translating to MTSLIGGLVCCISFLALEVQATYRLHGGYHPRQHQADSPIVPRQTFQQGFQQQQPFQSVQQGQQQPFQSFQQPAQLSQNQRTIDLGETHCKSRPLDLVFIIDSSRSVRPQEFEKVKIFLADMVDTLEIGADATRVSVVNYASTVKIEFLLKTHFDKPGLKAALARIESLAAGTMTGLAIKTAMEETFTEGSGARLTNKNIAKVAIIVTDGRPQDTVEEVAAAARAAGIEIYAVGVDRADMKSLRLMASLPLDEHVFYVETYGVIEKLTSKFRETLCGVDACALGHDCDHICVNNNNNNSYACKCREGYTLNADKKTCSQDANEMSGNELSEDACMCEAQIAFQLKMQSTIKQLTNKLDDLSRKVTQFGGRR from the exons ATGACATCGTTAATCGGAGGACTCGTCTGTTGTATATCCTTCCTTGCCCTGGAAGTCCAAGCAACATACCGACTTCATGGGGGATACCATCCTCGGCAGCATCAGGCAGACAGCCCTATCGTGCCACGGCAAACGTTTCAGCAGGGCTTCCAACAGCAACAACCATTTCAGAGTGTTCAGCAAGGTCAGCAACAACCATTTCAGAGTTTTCAGCAACCAGCTCAGTTGTCTCAGAATCAAAGAACTATTGACTTGGGAG AAACCCACTGCAAAAGCCGCCCCCTAGATCTGGTGTTCATCATCGACAGCTCCCGTAGCGTACGCCCCCAAGAATTTGAGAAGGTCAAAATATTCTTGGCTGACATGGTCGACACCCTTGAGATTGGCGCAGACGCCACACGGGTGTCCGTTGTGAACTACGCTAGCACAGTGAAGATTGAGTTCCTGCTCAAGACGCACTTCGACAAGCCGGGCCTGAAAGCAGCGTTGGCGCGCATCGAATCCTTAGCGGCTGGCACCATGACTGGGCTAGCCATCAAGACGGCCATGGAGGAGACCTTCACCGAGGGATCGGGCGCCCGGCTAACCAACAAGAACATCGCCAAGGTGGCCATCATCGTGACGGACGGGCGGCCCCAGGACACGGTGGAGGAGGTTGCCGCGGCGGCGAGGGCGGCAGGCATCGAGATCTACGCAGTCGGGGTTGACAGGGCGGACATGAAGTCCCTGCGTCTCATGGCCAGTCTGCCATTGGACGAACACGTGTTCTACGTGGAGACCTACGGCGTCATCGAGAAGCTCACGTCCAAGTTCAGGGAAACACTGTGTG GTGTGGACGCCTGTGCCCTGGGACACGACTGCGACCACAtatgtgtcaacaacaacaacaacaactcgtACGCCTGCAAGTGTCGGGAAGGCTATACACTGAATGCAGACAAGAAAACATGCTCAC AGGACGCGAATGAGATGAGTGGGAATGAGCTGAGTGAAGACGCCTGTATGTGTGAGGCTCAGATTGCGTTCCAGTTGAAGATGCAGTCCACCATAAAGCAGCTGACCAACAAAC TTGATGACCTATCGAGGAAAGTGACCCAGTTTGGAGGCAGGCGTTGA